The proteins below are encoded in one region of Bacillus vallismortis:
- the folE2 gene encoding GTP cyclohydrolase FolE2, producing the protein MNQHTLLPEKPERLQYFGSVSPLKGDKPVEKEKMTDLQNIRKDYFFDIQHVGVANVSHPVTITSAMAPAKQTTAANFTMTCDLRRNQKGINMSRLTDLLQAYHQNGWILSFSTLQQFTKDLAENMGQSSASVEVRFPWFFERKSPKLEKAGLMHADIWMSVTYREDQPFEQRAGISAKVTTLCPCSKEISEYSAHNQRGTVSIWADIHPAASLPSDVKADLLHAAESNASARLHPVLKRPDEKAVTETAYENPRFVEDLIRLIAADLYELEWVTAFEIECRNEESIHLHDAYAKLRFSKQEDRI; encoded by the coding sequence ATGAATCAACACACGCTGCTGCCGGAAAAACCGGAGCGTCTTCAATATTTTGGGTCGGTCAGTCCGCTGAAAGGCGATAAACCTGTAGAAAAAGAAAAAATGACGGATCTGCAAAACATCAGAAAAGATTATTTTTTTGACATTCAGCATGTAGGTGTCGCTAACGTGTCCCATCCGGTCACAATCACTTCTGCCATGGCGCCTGCTAAGCAAACAACGGCCGCAAACTTTACAATGACTTGTGATTTGCGGAGAAATCAAAAGGGAATTAACATGAGCCGGTTAACAGATCTGCTTCAAGCCTATCATCAAAACGGCTGGATTCTCTCATTTTCCACACTTCAGCAATTTACGAAAGATCTTGCGGAAAACATGGGCCAGTCCTCCGCATCAGTCGAAGTGCGGTTTCCATGGTTTTTCGAACGAAAAAGCCCGAAGCTTGAGAAAGCGGGCCTGATGCATGCTGACATATGGATGTCTGTCACCTATCGCGAAGATCAGCCGTTTGAACAGCGTGCCGGCATCTCAGCGAAAGTAACGACCCTGTGCCCTTGCTCCAAGGAAATCAGTGAATACAGCGCCCATAATCAGAGGGGAACGGTCAGCATTTGGGCTGACATTCATCCGGCCGCATCGCTGCCAAGTGATGTTAAAGCCGATTTGCTTCATGCAGCTGAATCAAATGCCTCCGCTAGACTGCACCCGGTGTTGAAGCGCCCTGATGAAAAAGCCGTAACAGAAACGGCATATGAAAACCCGAGATTTGTGGAGGATCTCATCCGGCTGATCGCCGCGGATTTGTATGAGCTTGAATGGGTGACAGCCTTTGAGATTGAATGCCGCAATGAAGAATCGATCCATCTTCACGACGCCTATGCAAAGCTGCGTTTCTCGAAACAGGAGGATCGAATATGA
- a CDS encoding FAD/NAD(P)-binding protein has product MYKWLIIGGGIQGSTLAVHLVKSGRASIEEMAVIDPHERPLECWKLNTSRIQMKYLRSPSVHHVDTEPFSLQTYADKSQWPEVFLGRYKRPSLSLFNQHCETVLDEIQIDQAWKRGMVTNLRREDGLWVAEIDGAGTLTGERAVLAMSFSHQPFWPEWAKPFQYDGVYHVFDKDVHGVSNKRVQMAVVGGGITAAHYAVKLADDGHDVTMLARHPFRIYDFDSDPGWLGPKYMKAFSKTSDYQQRRQWITSARHRGSFPKDMSRKLAVYRKEGRIKVIQDEIESCQKTDDGKLIIHGKASQSPYKYERIALATGFTSDISRFDWVQRAAQAEQLPYAGCGFPIVGKDLEWGKGLYVMGAFAELEIGPTARNISGARKAAYTITYTAKHTS; this is encoded by the coding sequence ATGTATAAATGGCTGATCATTGGCGGCGGCATCCAAGGCTCAACCTTGGCTGTGCATCTTGTGAAAAGCGGAAGGGCATCGATTGAGGAAATGGCTGTCATTGATCCCCATGAACGGCCTCTTGAATGCTGGAAACTAAACACAAGCCGCATTCAGATGAAATACTTGCGCTCTCCTTCGGTTCATCACGTAGACACAGAGCCGTTCAGCCTGCAAACGTATGCGGATAAAAGCCAATGGCCGGAAGTGTTCCTTGGAAGATATAAAAGGCCCTCGCTGTCGCTCTTCAATCAGCACTGTGAGACGGTGCTGGACGAGATACAGATTGATCAAGCATGGAAAAGGGGCATGGTGACAAATCTGAGAAGGGAAGATGGATTGTGGGTAGCGGAGATAGATGGCGCCGGAACACTCACGGGTGAACGAGCGGTTTTAGCCATGAGTTTTTCCCATCAGCCTTTTTGGCCGGAGTGGGCAAAACCATTTCAGTATGACGGCGTTTATCATGTCTTTGACAAAGATGTGCACGGTGTAAGCAATAAAAGGGTGCAAATGGCAGTTGTCGGCGGAGGGATAACGGCGGCTCATTATGCCGTAAAGCTCGCAGATGACGGCCATGATGTAACGATGCTGGCGAGGCATCCGTTTCGGATCTATGACTTCGACAGTGATCCGGGGTGGCTTGGTCCGAAATATATGAAAGCATTCAGCAAAACGTCTGACTACCAACAGAGAAGGCAATGGATTACAAGCGCCAGACACCGCGGCTCTTTTCCAAAAGACATGTCAAGAAAGCTTGCTGTCTATAGGAAAGAGGGCAGAATAAAAGTCATTCAGGATGAAATTGAGTCTTGCCAAAAAACAGATGACGGCAAGCTAATAATACATGGAAAAGCCAGCCAATCGCCATATAAATACGAGCGTATTGCACTGGCAACAGGTTTTACTTCAGACATCAGCCGGTTCGATTGGGTACAGAGAGCAGCGCAAGCGGAGCAATTGCCTTATGCAGGCTGCGGTTTTCCGATCGTTGGCAAGGATTTGGAATGGGGAAAAGGATTATATGTGATGGGAGCCTTTGCTGAATTAGAAATCGGGCCGACAGCGAGAAATATTTCCGGAGCGCGAAAAGCTGCTTACACCATTACATATACGGCGAAGCATACAAGTTAA
- a CDS encoding L,D-transpeptidase, translated as MKLLLLFVAVLVPASLMSACSGHAEEHASADTKKTEEHTSADKKKTADHATSDQKTEETSIDWTKPSGGEYPNIKEKLVWIDVDVKDQKAYIKEGNKTLYTMIVSSGLDQTKDDATPKGTFYIEPERGEWFFSEGYQEGAEYWVSWKNHGEFLFHSVPMTKDKKVIEKEAKKLGMKASHGCIRLAIPDAKWIYENIPQHTKVVIG; from the coding sequence ATGAAACTCTTATTATTATTTGTTGCAGTTCTTGTGCCGGCCAGCCTGATGTCGGCCTGCTCTGGCCATGCGGAAGAACACGCAAGTGCCGATACAAAGAAAACGGAAGAACACACAAGCGCTGATAAGAAGAAAACGGCAGATCACGCAACGTCCGACCAAAAGACAGAAGAAACCAGCATTGATTGGACAAAGCCTTCAGGCGGTGAATACCCGAATATCAAGGAGAAGCTTGTCTGGATTGATGTGGATGTGAAAGACCAGAAGGCTTACATCAAAGAAGGAAACAAAACCTTATATACAATGATTGTCTCATCAGGACTGGATCAAACAAAAGATGACGCTACGCCAAAGGGCACCTTTTATATAGAGCCTGAACGGGGAGAATGGTTTTTCTCTGAAGGGTATCAGGAAGGCGCGGAATACTGGGTCTCATGGAAGAACCATGGCGAGTTTCTATTTCACAGTGTACCGATGACAAAGGATAAAAAGGTCATCGAAAAAGAAGCAAAAAAACTAGGGATGAAGGCATCTCATGGATGTATCAGACTGGCCATCCCAGATGCGAAATGGATATATGAAAACATCCCTCAACATACAAAAGTTGTGATTGGCTGA
- the nasC gene encoding assimilatory nitrate reductase catalytic subunit NasC, protein MTERLLRYFRDKQQDIQSEKTYDTQCPFCSMQCKMQLVEQTIVTRKKFTAIGINHPTTQGRLCMKGMNAHQHALNASRVTRPLLKKNGEFMPVSWEEALNHIKDRVTMIQHEHGHDAMAVYGSASITNEEAYLLGKFARVGLQTKYIDYNGRFCMSAAATAANQTFGADRGLTNPLADIPHTRVIILAGTNIAECQPTMMPYFEKAKENGAYIIAIDPRETATTKIADLHLKIKPGTDAALANGLVKIIIDEQLVNTDFIRSRTNGFKELKQHTDTLSLNDIADQTSVPLAHLRKAAVKFAKETSGMLFTARGIEQQTDGTAAVKGFLNMVLITGKIGKPYSGYGAITGQGNGQGAREHGQKADQLPGYRSIENEEHRAHIARVWGIYQDELPRKGVSAYEMMEKINGGDIKGLFLMCSNPAVSSPNANLVKKALRKLTFFVAIDMFMSETATYADVILPASSYLEDEGTMTNVEGRVTLREATRPCPGEAKHDWQIICEIASALGKGRYFSYASAEEIFHELREASRGGIADYSGITYDRLRREGGIHWPCPEADHPGTGRLFADSFAHPDQKAALSVIPNDPAVPKEKPTADYPLYLTTGRVMAHYLTGVQTRKSAALAARHFESFMEIHPQTAASFQIEDRVLVKIESPRGSITVRSKLSDQIRKDTVFVPIHWADAQNVNDLIGETLDPVCKMPGFKVCAVRIRPI, encoded by the coding sequence TTGACTGAACGACTGCTTAGATATTTCCGCGATAAACAGCAAGACATCCAATCAGAAAAAACGTATGACACCCAATGCCCGTTTTGCAGCATGCAGTGCAAAATGCAGCTCGTGGAACAAACCATCGTCACACGAAAAAAGTTCACAGCGATCGGGATTAATCATCCTACGACACAGGGCCGATTATGCATGAAGGGCATGAACGCCCACCAGCATGCACTGAACGCCTCCCGCGTCACCCGGCCGCTGCTCAAGAAAAACGGCGAATTTATGCCTGTTTCCTGGGAAGAAGCACTGAATCACATCAAAGACCGAGTGACAATGATTCAACACGAACACGGCCATGACGCCATGGCGGTATACGGAAGCGCCTCAATTACGAATGAAGAGGCATACTTGTTAGGGAAGTTCGCACGGGTGGGCTTACAGACAAAATACATCGACTACAATGGGAGATTTTGTATGTCCGCCGCTGCAACCGCAGCCAATCAAACATTCGGTGCGGACAGAGGTTTAACGAATCCCTTAGCAGACATCCCCCACACCCGTGTGATCATTTTGGCCGGCACCAATATTGCGGAATGCCAGCCTACGATGATGCCGTATTTTGAAAAAGCGAAAGAAAACGGCGCTTACATCATTGCCATTGATCCCCGCGAGACAGCGACAACGAAAATCGCCGATCTTCATCTGAAAATCAAACCCGGCACAGACGCCGCCCTTGCCAACGGTCTCGTCAAAATCATCATCGACGAACAGCTCGTAAACACTGATTTCATTCGATCACGAACAAATGGATTCAAAGAGCTAAAACAGCATACTGACACGTTGAGCCTGAATGATATCGCTGATCAAACAAGTGTCCCGCTGGCGCACCTGCGAAAAGCCGCTGTAAAGTTTGCCAAGGAAACGTCCGGCATGCTGTTTACAGCGCGCGGGATCGAACAGCAAACCGATGGAACGGCGGCTGTAAAAGGCTTCTTAAACATGGTGCTCATCACAGGAAAAATCGGCAAACCTTACTCGGGCTATGGGGCGATCACCGGACAAGGCAACGGGCAAGGCGCCAGAGAGCATGGCCAAAAAGCCGATCAGCTCCCGGGCTACCGTTCTATCGAAAATGAAGAACACCGGGCGCATATTGCGAGAGTGTGGGGAATCTATCAGGATGAACTCCCGCGAAAAGGAGTCTCAGCCTATGAAATGATGGAAAAAATCAACGGCGGCGATATCAAAGGGCTGTTCCTCATGTGCTCCAACCCTGCTGTCTCCAGCCCAAATGCCAATCTCGTGAAAAAAGCGCTGAGAAAACTGACATTCTTTGTCGCAATCGATATGTTTATGTCTGAGACGGCGACATACGCAGATGTGATTTTGCCCGCCTCCTCTTATTTAGAAGATGAGGGCACCATGACAAATGTCGAAGGCCGCGTGACATTAAGAGAAGCAACCCGCCCATGTCCCGGTGAGGCAAAGCATGATTGGCAGATCATTTGCGAGATCGCATCCGCGCTCGGGAAAGGCCGTTATTTTTCTTACGCGTCAGCTGAGGAAATTTTTCATGAGTTGAGAGAAGCGAGCCGGGGCGGGATTGCCGATTATTCGGGCATCACATACGACAGGCTCAGACGTGAAGGCGGCATTCATTGGCCGTGTCCGGAAGCTGATCACCCCGGAACCGGGCGCTTGTTTGCGGACTCATTCGCACATCCGGATCAAAAAGCGGCACTAAGTGTCATTCCAAACGACCCGGCAGTTCCAAAAGAGAAGCCGACAGCCGATTACCCGCTTTATTTAACGACAGGCCGAGTCATGGCTCACTACTTAACAGGCGTCCAAACGAGAAAAAGCGCCGCCCTTGCCGCGAGACATTTTGAATCATTTATGGAAATCCATCCGCAAACAGCAGCGTCCTTTCAAATTGAAGACCGTGTGCTCGTAAAAATAGAATCGCCGCGGGGGAGCATCACCGTCCGCAGCAAATTATCAGATCAAATCAGAAAAGACACCGTTTTTGTTCCCATCCATTGGGCAGATGCTCAAAATGTGAATGATTTAATCGGCGAGACCTTAGATCCAGTCTGCAAAATGCCCGGTTTTAAGGTGTGCGCCGTCCGAATCAGGCCTATTTAA
- a CDS encoding IS3 family transposase (programmed frameshift) translates to MGTRVSYPLEVKQKAVEMRLAGVPMKEIMQKLNIKNKTQVQTWVRWYKAGDTHRFEQPVGKQYTYGKGPEYSSEIEKLQAENRYLRQQNEVFKKVQRIGKEVDSQTSVELVEVLHRSMTVQDICVHLGISRASYYRWKKNLTKDQPKRHLERQIGTLCREHKYRYGYRKITAILKKGMCINHKTVQRIMQKNQWQCRVKVKKRKKNGQPYAVVDNILDRNFQSDHPLEKLVTDITYLPYGQKQLYLSSILDVYNGEVIAFTIGDKQDTDFVLHTLDQLPTLPENCVLHSDQGSVYTSYEYQKAVKTKSITMSMSRKGTPADNASIESFHSSLKSETFYLNSIDRTTTAIVERTVIEYIHYYNNIRIQTKLNNQSPINYRQLAV, encoded by the exons ATGGGGACAAGAGTGAGTTATCCGCTTGAAGTGAAACAGAAGGCTGTAGAAATGAGATTGGCAGGCGTGCCTATGAAAGAGATCATGCAGAAATTGAATATTAAGAATAAGACACAGGTTCAGACATGGGTCAGATGGTATAAGGCTGGGGATACACATCGATTTGAACAGCCTGTTGGAAAGCAATATACTTACGGAAAAGGTCCGGAGTATTCTTCCGAAATAGAGAAACTACAGGCAGAGAATCGTTACCTGAGACAACAGAATGAAGTTT TTAAAAAAGTACAACGAATTGGAAAGGAAGTTGATAGCCAAACGTCAGTCGAACTTGTAGAAGTATTGCACCGATCAATGACCGTACAGGATATCTGTGTTCATTTAGGTATCTCCCGAGCGTCTTATTATCGTTGGAAGAAGAATCTGACGAAGGATCAACCTAAACGCCATTTAGAAAGACAAATCGGCACGTTGTGCCGAGAGCACAAGTATCGATATGGATATCGAAAAATCACAGCCATATTAAAAAAGGGAATGTGTATTAACCATAAAACGGTTCAGCGTATTATGCAGAAAAATCAATGGCAGTGCCGGGTTAAGGTGAAAAAGCGCAAGAAGAATGGGCAGCCATATGCCGTGGTCGATAATATATTAGATCGGAACTTTCAGTCTGATCATCCTCTTGAAAAACTAGTAACGGACATCACGTATTTGCCTTATGGACAGAAGCAATTATACCTTTCCAGTATATTGGATGTATACAATGGAGAAGTGATTGCTTTTACGATTGGAGATAAGCAGGATACAGACTTTGTCTTACACACACTTGATCAACTGCCAACACTGCCTGAGAACTGCGTGTTACATAGTGACCAAGGATCTGTGTATACATCTTACGAGTATCAGAAAGCTGTTAAAACAAAAAGCATTACCATGAGCATGTCCCGCAAAGGGACGCCCGCTGATAATGCCTCCATCGAATCGTTTCATTCCTCACTAAAGTCTGAAACGTTCTATCTTAACAGCATTGATCGAACCACGACCGCCATCGTAGAACGCACTGTCATAGAATACATTCATTATTATAACAATATTCGTATTCAAACGAAACTAAACAACCAATCACCGATAAACTATCGGCAATTGGCTGTTTAA
- the nirB gene encoding nitrite reductase large subunit NirB, which produces MKKQRLVLAGNGMAGIRCIEEILKLNRQMFEIVIFGSEPHPNYNRILLSSVLQGEASLDDITLNSKDWYDKHGITLYTGETVVHIDTDQQRVSTDRKRTLFYDKLIVATGSSPYILPIPGADKKGVYGFRTIEDCQALMSMSEYNQKAAVIGAGLLGLEAAVGLQHLGMDVSVIHHAAGIMQKQLDQTASRLLQTELERKGLTFLLEKDTVSISGTSRADGICFKDGSSLKADLVVMAAGVRPNIELAVSGGIAVNRGIIVNDCMQTSEPNVYAIGECAEHNGTIYCLVPPLYEQGKVLARHICGDLCEGYQGSAPSTALKIAGIDVWSAGKVHEDERTTSINICDEQAGIYKKALFEDEKLAGVILIGDTRDKQRFLDSLLKQRDISIVKKQLFEPKENGTLFDSMSSSETICQCNSVTKGAIEDTVHTKGLTTVEEVKHCTKASGSCGGCKPLVENLLRYMASSEYAEPAGTPTFCGCTDVTEDGIIAELQRRPFTDPGEVMSQLGWKTKDGCHKCVPAIQYYMEKLQPDFVQSEPEAEDTCILIPQMYGGRATAEQLRDIANIIEAYSIPDVSITHRQRLKLSGIKPADLPNIRKHLKMPARSNEHRRSLQSIKTCTCGQNRSIQQLAAPIERQLEGLSMPASISVSLSCETDCTDAAIQDVGAIRTHAGWDIYIGGVRGTHARSGALFFVTDNTDSTAGMIKGLIQYYRETAHYLEAVHQWIDRLGIVHIREVLLEEDLRTQLLESLQTDLSMIQNPPIQAGAHKKG; this is translated from the coding sequence ATGAAGAAACAAAGGTTGGTGTTAGCAGGGAACGGAATGGCTGGCATCCGCTGTATTGAAGAAATTTTAAAGCTAAATCGCCAAATGTTTGAGATTGTCATTTTCGGAAGCGAACCGCATCCCAACTATAATCGCATTCTCTTATCCTCTGTTTTGCAGGGTGAGGCGTCACTCGATGACATTACACTGAACAGCAAGGATTGGTACGACAAGCACGGGATTACCCTTTATACAGGCGAAACGGTTGTTCACATTGATACAGATCAGCAGCGGGTCAGCACGGACCGGAAACGCACCCTGTTTTATGACAAATTGATTGTGGCAACAGGCTCCTCCCCATATATTCTCCCCATCCCCGGGGCGGACAAAAAAGGCGTCTATGGATTTCGAACAATAGAAGACTGCCAAGCATTGATGAGCATGTCAGAATACAATCAAAAGGCCGCGGTAATCGGAGCTGGATTATTAGGACTGGAAGCCGCAGTCGGGTTACAGCACCTCGGCATGGATGTCAGCGTCATTCACCACGCCGCCGGCATTATGCAAAAACAGCTCGATCAAACGGCATCGAGGCTGCTGCAGACGGAGCTGGAGCGGAAAGGCTTAACCTTTCTTTTGGAGAAAGACACCGTATCCATTTCTGGGACCTCGCGGGCTGACGGCATTTGTTTTAAAGACGGCTCTTCACTGAAGGCAGACTTGGTTGTAATGGCGGCTGGCGTAAGGCCGAATATTGAATTGGCTGTATCAGGGGGAATCGCAGTCAACCGCGGGATCATCGTGAATGACTGCATGCAGACGAGCGAACCGAATGTATATGCCATCGGGGAATGTGCCGAGCATAACGGAACAATATACTGTTTGGTACCGCCGCTTTATGAGCAGGGAAAAGTTCTCGCCAGACATATTTGCGGCGATCTATGTGAGGGATATCAAGGCTCGGCACCATCCACGGCTTTAAAAATAGCCGGAATTGATGTGTGGTCAGCCGGAAAGGTTCATGAGGATGAACGCACGACGAGCATCAACATTTGCGATGAACAAGCAGGCATCTATAAAAAAGCACTCTTTGAGGATGAGAAACTGGCCGGCGTTATTTTAATCGGAGACACGCGTGACAAGCAGCGTTTTCTCGACAGCCTGCTCAAACAAAGAGACATCTCGATCGTGAAAAAGCAGCTATTCGAACCGAAGGAAAACGGCACGTTATTTGATTCTATGTCTTCCAGTGAAACGATTTGCCAATGCAACTCAGTGACGAAAGGCGCGATTGAAGACACGGTACACACGAAAGGCTTAACCACTGTCGAGGAAGTCAAGCACTGTACCAAAGCATCCGGCTCCTGCGGAGGATGCAAGCCGCTCGTGGAAAACCTTTTGAGGTACATGGCCAGCAGCGAATATGCAGAGCCCGCCGGCACACCTACGTTTTGCGGCTGCACTGATGTAACAGAAGACGGCATCATTGCTGAGCTTCAACGCAGACCATTCACCGATCCGGGGGAAGTCATGAGCCAGCTTGGCTGGAAAACAAAAGACGGCTGCCACAAATGTGTTCCGGCGATTCAATACTACATGGAAAAGCTGCAGCCCGATTTTGTTCAGTCTGAACCAGAGGCCGAAGATACGTGCATCCTGATTCCGCAAATGTACGGCGGACGCGCAACCGCGGAGCAGTTAAGAGACATCGCCAACATCATCGAAGCATACAGCATCCCAGACGTATCGATCACTCACAGGCAAAGACTGAAGCTTTCCGGGATCAAACCCGCGGATCTCCCGAACATCAGAAAACACCTGAAAATGCCTGCTCGCTCAAACGAACACCGCCGCTCGCTGCAAAGTATCAAAACATGTACATGCGGACAAAACCGATCGATTCAGCAGCTGGCAGCCCCAATCGAGAGGCAACTTGAGGGGCTTTCCATGCCCGCTTCCATTTCTGTCAGTCTATCATGTGAAACAGACTGTACCGATGCCGCCATACAAGATGTCGGCGCGATTCGGACGCACGCTGGCTGGGACATTTATATCGGCGGGGTCCGGGGAACTCACGCCCGTTCCGGAGCCCTGTTTTTCGTGACAGACAACACAGACAGCACTGCCGGCATGATCAAAGGGCTGATCCAATATTATCGTGAGACGGCGCATTACTTAGAAGCCGTTCATCAGTGGATCGACCGTCTCGGAATTGTGCACATCAGAGAAGTGCTATTGGAAGAGGACCTTAGGACGCAGCTGCTGGAAAGTCTTCAAACAGACCTGTCGATGATTCAAAACCCGCCCATACAGGCAGGCGCACATAAGAAAGGATGA
- the zinU gene encoding zinc metallochaperone ZinU, with amino-acid sequence MKKIPVTVLSGYLGAGKTTLLNSILQNREGLKIAVIVNDMSEVNIDAGLVKQEGGLSRTDEKLVEMSNGCICCTLREDLLIEVEKLVKEGRFDYIVIESTGISEPIPVAQTFSYIDEEMGIDLTKFCQLDTMVTVVDANRFWHNYQSGDSLLDRKEALGEEDERDIADLLIDQIEFCDVLILNKCDLVSEQELEQLEKVLRKLQPRAKFIRSVKGNVKPQEILHTGLFNFEEASGSAGWIQELTAGHAEHTPETEEYGISSFVYKRRLPFHSTRFYHWMDQMPKNVVRAKGIVWCASHNNLALLMSQAGPSVTIEPVSYWVAALPNLEQEQVKQQEPEILEDWDPEFGDRLTQLVFIGTNLDEEAITKELDQCLLTEYEFDSDWSLFEDPFKWKLNQ; translated from the coding sequence ATGAAAAAAATTCCGGTTACCGTACTGAGCGGTTATCTTGGCGCGGGAAAAACAACATTGCTGAACAGCATTCTGCAAAATCGTGAAGGCTTAAAAATAGCCGTCATCGTCAACGATATGAGCGAGGTGAACATTGACGCGGGATTGGTTAAGCAGGAAGGCGGCCTTTCCAGAACAGATGAAAAGCTTGTGGAAATGTCAAACGGCTGCATTTGCTGCACGCTTCGTGAGGATTTATTAATTGAAGTCGAGAAGCTGGTAAAGGAAGGGCGGTTTGATTATATCGTAATCGAATCGACGGGAATCAGCGAACCGATCCCGGTGGCCCAGACTTTTTCTTATATCGACGAAGAGATGGGGATCGATCTTACAAAATTCTGTCAGCTGGATACGATGGTGACAGTGGTTGATGCCAACCGTTTTTGGCATAATTATCAGTCAGGCGATAGCCTTCTGGACCGCAAAGAAGCATTAGGGGAAGAAGATGAAAGAGACATTGCCGACCTCTTGATCGATCAAATCGAGTTTTGCGATGTTCTGATCTTAAATAAATGTGATTTGGTCAGTGAGCAAGAACTCGAACAGCTTGAAAAAGTCCTTCGCAAACTGCAGCCAAGGGCCAAATTCATACGTTCCGTCAAAGGAAATGTTAAACCGCAGGAGATATTGCATACAGGGTTATTTAACTTCGAAGAAGCGAGCGGATCGGCCGGCTGGATTCAAGAGCTGACGGCAGGCCATGCGGAACACACCCCGGAAACAGAAGAATACGGCATTTCTTCATTTGTGTATAAGAGACGTTTGCCGTTTCATTCTACACGGTTTTATCATTGGATGGATCAAATGCCAAAGAATGTGGTTCGTGCCAAAGGAATCGTCTGGTGCGCCTCGCATAACAATCTCGCTTTGCTGATGTCACAAGCTGGGCCGTCGGTAACGATTGAGCCTGTATCGTATTGGGTGGCGGCACTTCCAAATCTTGAACAGGAGCAAGTCAAACAGCAGGAGCCGGAAATTTTGGAGGACTGGGATCCGGAATTCGGCGACCGGCTGACGCAGCTGGTGTTTATCGGAACCAACTTGGATGAAGAAGCGATCACGAAAGAGCTTGATCAATGCCTGCTGACTGAGTATGAATTTGATTCCGACTGGTCGCTGTTTGAGGACCCGTTCAAGTGGAAGCTGAATCAATAG
- a CDS encoding MFS transporter, with protein sequence MKLSELKTSGHPLTLLCSFLYFDVSFMIWVMLGALGVYISQDFGLSPVEKGLVVAVPILSGSVFRIILGVFTDRIGPKKTAMLGMLVTMVPLLWGTFGGRSLPELYAIGILLGVAGASFAVALPMASRWYPPHLQGLAMGIAGAGNSGTLFATLFGPRFAEQFGWHIVMGIALIPLLIVFVLFVSMAKDSPAQPAPQPLKSYLHVFGQKETWFFCLLYSVTFGGFVGLSSFLSIFFVDQYQLSKIHAGDFVTLCVAAGSFFRPVGGWISDRVGGTKVLSVLFVIVALCMAGVSSLPSLSMVIVLLFVGMMGLGMGNGAVFQLVPQRFRKEIGMVTGIVGAAGGIGGFFLPNILGSLKQMTGTYAIGFITFSCIALLAFALVLAVGYYWRKSWSVKSSPADV encoded by the coding sequence ATGAAGCTGTCAGAGCTGAAAACTAGCGGTCATCCACTCACTTTGCTCTGTTCTTTTTTATACTTTGATGTGAGTTTTATGATATGGGTGATGCTTGGGGCGCTTGGTGTTTATATTTCTCAGGATTTTGGCTTGTCTCCTGTTGAGAAAGGGCTTGTCGTGGCTGTGCCGATTTTATCAGGATCTGTGTTTCGTATCATTTTAGGTGTGTTCACGGACAGAATCGGGCCGAAAAAAACGGCAATGCTCGGAATGCTGGTGACAATGGTTCCGCTGCTGTGGGGGACATTTGGCGGCCGCTCGCTCCCTGAGCTGTATGCCATCGGGATTCTGCTTGGTGTGGCGGGGGCAAGCTTTGCCGTAGCGCTGCCTATGGCAAGCCGGTGGTATCCCCCTCATTTGCAAGGCTTGGCGATGGGGATTGCCGGCGCGGGGAACAGCGGCACTCTGTTTGCAACGCTGTTTGGCCCGCGTTTTGCAGAGCAGTTCGGCTGGCATATTGTCATGGGAATTGCGCTCATTCCTTTATTGATCGTCTTTGTTTTATTTGTATCCATGGCAAAGGATTCTCCCGCACAGCCGGCGCCGCAGCCGCTCAAAAGTTATCTGCATGTGTTCGGGCAAAAGGAAACATGGTTCTTCTGCCTGCTGTACAGCGTTACATTCGGGGGATTTGTGGGGCTTTCAAGCTTTTTATCTATTTTCTTCGTCGATCAATACCAGCTGTCAAAAATTCACGCGGGAGATTTCGTTACATTATGTGTGGCGGCGGGAAGCTTTTTTCGGCCTGTCGGGGGCTGGATTTCCGATCGTGTCGGCGGGACAAAAGTGCTTTCTGTCTTGTTTGTCATCGTGGCCTTGTGTATGGCTGGAGTCAGCAGCCTGCCGTCTCTCTCAATGGTCATCGTATTGTTGTTTGTCGGAATGATGGGGCTCGGAATGGGGAACGGAGCCGTATTCCAGCTCGTGCCGCAGCGCTTCCGCAAAGAAATCGGCATGGTGACGGGAATTGTCGGTGCGGCCGGCGGGATCGGAGGGTTTTTCCTGCCGAATATCTTAGGATCGTTAAAACAGATGACAGGCACATATGCTATCGGTTTTATCACGTTTTCCTGTATCGCGCTGCTGGCATTTGCACTCGTGCTTGCCGTAGGCTATTACTGGAGGAAAAGCTGGAGCGTAAAAAGCAGCCCGGCGGATGTATAG